One stretch of Bombina bombina isolate aBomBom1 chromosome 7, aBomBom1.pri, whole genome shotgun sequence DNA includes these proteins:
- the LOC128636559 gene encoding olfactory receptor 1361-like, with translation MHITNTSSVSFVLLGFSDFPWIQTHLFLLFLSMYLVTLVGNMVLLFCIAYNHHLHSPMYFFLGNLSLADIGFTSSTIPSLLSSLIVNRRFLSFPNCITQMFFFITFGNLENNLLAIMAYDRYVAICSPLHYATQLRSHWCVVLVIISWVGACSHSLLHTLMAVNLSFSGVKQVDHFFCEISRVLSISSSDTSTNYTLILTEGAASVGVPFVCIILSYALILRALLQLHTVDGRQKAFSTCSSHLITVCIFYGTIVSVYFCPYASTSRVVERAATIGYTLLTPMLNPIIYGLRNNAMKAGFKRMIKWKTKSKRA, from the coding sequence ATGCACATTACAAACACATCTTCTGTAAGCTTTGTTCTTTTAGGATTCTCTGACTTCCCATGGATCCAGACGCACCTATTCCTGCTTTTCCTTTCCATGTACTTAGTGACCCTTGTGGGAAATATGGTTCTCTTATTCTGCATTGCCTACAACCACCATCTACACTCACCCATGTATTTCTTTCTTGGCAATCTCTCATTGGCTGATATTGGTTTCACATCTAGTACCATACCTAGTCTACTCTCCTCACTCATTGTCAACAGGAGGTTCCTCAGCTTTCCGAATTGCATCACCCAgatgtttttctttattactttcGGAAACTTGGAGAACAATCTTTTGGCGATTATGGCTTATGACCGTTATGTAGCAATCTGCAGCCCACTCCATTATGCCACACAATTACGGAGTCATTGGTGTGTTGTTCTGGTGATTATCTCTTGGGTTGGAGCCTGTTCTCACTCTTTACTTCATACGCTCATGGCGGTTAATCTGAGTTTTTCCGGAGTAAAACAAGTTGATCACTTCTTCTGTGAAATTTCAAGGGTCTTGTCTATATCAAGCTCTGATACATCTACTAACTACACCCTCATTCTCACAGAAGGGGCTGCATCAGTTGGCGTCCCTTTTGTCTGTATCATCCTATCCTACGCCTTGATATTGAGAGCCCTCTTACAACTGCATACAGTGGATGGGAGACAAAAAGCCTTCTCGACCTGTTCATCTCATCTTATCACCGTTTGTATCTTTTATGGAACAATTGTCTCTGTCTACTTCTGCCCCTATGCAAGTACTTCTAGAGTAGTCGAGAGAGCAGCAACCATAGGGTACACACTGCTCACTCCAATGTTGAATCCGATTATTTATGGCCTACGAAATAATGCTATGAAAGCTGGTTTCAAGAGAATGATTAAATGGAAGACAAAGTCCAAGAGAGCTTAA